A genomic stretch from Edaphobacter aggregans includes:
- a CDS encoding beta-ketoacyl-[acyl-carrier-protein] synthase family protein: MNRVVITGLGCITPIGNTVDDFRHSLFSGITGIAPIGPFPTAPAGHPGVRFTQMAQVVDFDPLQYMSTGTATATERAAQLGIVAARNAVEHSGLLQAHAPEDTAIILGCSCAGRQAEEPQLANLYLRDARAHPLTVVRTMANAGASHVSIDLGITGPVLTISTACASGTHAIGMAFHMVRSEMVSAAVAGGHDAPLTFGFLRAWDSMRVVSPTLCRPFSADRDGMTLGEGAAMFTLETLESAQARNATIYAEIVGFGMSADAHHITQPYSDGAAKAIRTALKDANASPSEVGYINAHGTGTTANDSTEAEAIHKALGPDIAPTVPISSTKSLHGHSIGATGAIEALATVLALHHNQLPFTYGVTDVDATLNLDVITKETRPFDPLRPIALSNSLAFGGLNAVLALRKFD; this comes from the coding sequence GTGAATCGTGTCGTTATTACAGGTTTAGGCTGCATCACTCCCATCGGCAATACCGTCGACGACTTCCGCCATTCCCTCTTCTCCGGCATCACTGGAATCGCCCCCATCGGGCCCTTCCCGACGGCCCCCGCAGGCCATCCCGGCGTTCGTTTCACCCAGATGGCCCAGGTCGTCGATTTCGACCCTCTCCAGTACATGTCCACCGGCACAGCCACCGCCACCGAGCGCGCCGCCCAGCTCGGGATCGTCGCCGCCCGTAACGCTGTCGAGCACAGCGGCCTCCTCCAGGCCCACGCCCCCGAAGACACCGCAATCATCCTCGGCTGCTCCTGCGCTGGCCGTCAGGCCGAAGAGCCCCAGCTCGCCAATCTCTACCTCCGAGACGCCCGAGCCCACCCCCTCACCGTCGTCCGCACCATGGCCAACGCCGGAGCCAGCCACGTCTCCATCGACCTCGGCATCACCGGCCCTGTCCTCACCATCTCAACCGCCTGCGCCTCCGGAACCCACGCCATCGGCATGGCCTTTCACATGGTTCGCTCCGAAATGGTCTCCGCAGCCGTCGCCGGCGGCCACGATGCCCCCCTAACCTTCGGCTTCCTCCGCGCCTGGGACAGCATGAGAGTCGTCTCCCCCACCCTCTGCCGCCCCTTCTCCGCCGACCGCGACGGCATGACCCTAGGCGAAGGCGCCGCCATGTTCACCCTCGAAACCCTCGAAAGCGCCCAGGCCCGTAACGCCACCATCTACGCCGAGATCGTCGGCTTCGGCATGTCCGCCGACGCCCACCACATCACCCAGCCCTACTCGGACGGAGCCGCCAAGGCCATCCGCACCGCACTCAAAGACGCCAACGCCTCACCCTCCGAGGTCGGCTACATCAACGCCCACGGCACCGGCACCACGGCCAACGACTCCACCGAAGCCGAAGCCATCCACAAAGCTCTCGGCCCCGACATCGCCCCCACAGTCCCCATTAGCTCCACCAAAAGCCTCCACGGCCACTCCATCGGCGCCACCGGAGCCATCGAAGCCCTGGCTACGGTCCTGGCGCTCCACCACAATCAGCTTCCCTTCACCTACGGCGTCACCGACGTTGACGCCACTCTCAACCTCGACGTCATCACCAAAGAGACCCGCCCCTTCGATCCCCTCCGACCCATCGCCCTCTCCAACTCCCTCGCCTTCGGAGGCCTCAACGCGGTCCTCGCACTTCGCAAGTTTGATTGA